One Tessaracoccus lacteus DNA window includes the following coding sequences:
- the recF gene encoding DNA replication/repair protein RecF (All proteins in this family for which functions are known are DNA-binding proteins that assist the filamentation of RecA onto DNA for the initiation of recombination or recombinational repair.), which yields MFVTELQLTDFRNYATASLGLSSGVTVFVGSNGQGKTNLVEAVEYLSTMSSHRVAATVPLIRSGAESAIVRAKVQAGRHDDRIVTLELEITTGRSNVARLNRAPLARPRDLIGALRTVVFSPMDLAIVRGDPADRRGWLDSLVVTRWPRMAGVRQDLDRVLKQRNALLKSMSGRSLRPAAGDEELTLGVWNEQLAAIGAELLHARLDTLADVLPHAQRAYETIAPVNNRIDAVYKTVLDLGGVPESSDVRAELERRLLDAMERSRAEEIRRGVTLVGPQRDDVELSIGDLPAKGYASHGESWSLALALRLGGFTLVREDGVEPVLVLDDVFAELDASRRERLAHAIEDAEQVLITAAVGADVPEFPAEHRFTVSAGTVS from the coding sequence GTGTTCGTCACCGAGCTTCAGCTCACCGACTTCCGCAACTACGCCACCGCCTCGCTGGGTCTCTCCAGCGGGGTGACGGTGTTTGTGGGGTCGAACGGCCAGGGCAAGACGAACCTGGTCGAGGCCGTCGAGTACCTCTCGACCATGTCGTCGCACCGGGTCGCCGCGACGGTCCCTCTGATCCGCTCAGGCGCGGAGTCGGCCATCGTGCGGGCGAAGGTGCAGGCCGGCCGCCACGACGACCGCATCGTCACGCTCGAGCTCGAGATCACCACCGGACGCTCCAACGTCGCGCGCCTTAACCGGGCCCCGCTGGCCAGGCCCCGTGACCTGATCGGAGCCCTGCGCACCGTCGTGTTTTCGCCGATGGATCTGGCGATCGTGCGGGGCGACCCGGCTGACCGACGGGGCTGGCTCGACTCGCTCGTCGTGACCCGCTGGCCCCGCATGGCCGGCGTCCGCCAAGACCTCGACCGGGTCCTCAAGCAGCGAAACGCCCTGCTCAAGTCCATGTCCGGCCGATCCCTGCGGCCAGCCGCGGGCGACGAGGAACTCACGCTCGGGGTCTGGAACGAGCAGCTGGCCGCCATCGGGGCCGAGCTCCTGCACGCCCGCCTCGACACCCTGGCCGACGTGCTCCCACACGCCCAGCGCGCCTACGAGACCATCGCCCCGGTCAACAACCGGATCGACGCCGTCTACAAGACCGTGCTCGACCTCGGGGGAGTGCCGGAGTCGAGCGACGTGCGCGCCGAGCTGGAGCGACGCCTCCTCGACGCGATGGAGCGGTCACGGGCCGAGGAGATCCGGCGCGGCGTTACGCTCGTCGGCCCGCAGCGCGACGACGTGGAGCTGTCGATCGGCGATCTTCCCGCCAAGGGATACGCGTCGCATGGCGAGAGCTGGTCGCTCGCGCTGGCGCTGCGGCTCGGCGGTTTCACCCTCGTCCGCGAAGACGGCGTCGAGCCCGTGCTGGTCCTGGACGACGTCTTCGCCGAGCTGGACGCGTCGCGCCGCGAGCGGCTGGCGCACGCGATTGAGGATGCGGAGCAGGTGCTGATCACCGCCGCGGTGGGCGCCGACGTGCCCGAGTTCCCGGCAGAGCACCGCTTCACCGTTTCCGCGGGCACCGTTTCCTGA
- the dnaN gene encoding DNA polymerase III subunit beta, translating to MKIRVDRDALADAVAWVARSLPSRPTAPILAGMLLEADGDGLTLSSFDSTTSAKVTMPATVHDEGTVLVSGRLLNEIARSLPNKPVDMVADHSKVELTCGQARFTLQTLPVDEYPTLPDMPTQTGTVASADFEKAVAQVFVAAGRDELLNVFTGVKLEIDGENLSLLATDRYRMALKELTWNPSSPGVEGNVLVPGKVLADTAKSMTSGENVTISLSTTQAEGEGLAGFIGEGAKGSREATTRLLSQAFPKVRHLMDVQASVSVRVSTADLLAAVKRVALVAERNTPLRMRINEDHITLEAATGDQAQASEALEAEVEIVGDEQSITDAGFNPHYLLDALTALDAPFAHFSFTLPGKPCLIMGLASIDGDPLLDYRHVIMLMRLPN from the coding sequence GTGAAGATCCGAGTTGACCGCGATGCGTTGGCCGATGCAGTGGCATGGGTGGCCCGCAGCCTCCCCAGCCGCCCGACGGCCCCGATCCTGGCGGGCATGCTGCTGGAGGCCGACGGAGACGGCCTGACGCTGAGCAGCTTCGACTCGACGACATCGGCGAAGGTCACGATGCCGGCCACCGTGCACGACGAGGGCACCGTGCTGGTTTCAGGCCGCCTGCTCAACGAGATCGCGCGGTCGTTGCCGAACAAGCCCGTCGACATGGTCGCGGACCACTCCAAGGTCGAACTCACGTGTGGCCAAGCGCGGTTCACGCTGCAGACGCTGCCCGTCGACGAGTACCCGACGCTCCCCGACATGCCGACCCAGACCGGCACCGTCGCCTCCGCCGACTTCGAGAAGGCCGTCGCGCAGGTGTTCGTCGCCGCGGGCCGCGACGAGCTGCTGAACGTCTTCACCGGCGTGAAGCTGGAGATCGACGGCGAGAACCTGTCCCTGCTGGCCACCGACCGCTACCGCATGGCGCTCAAGGAGCTGACCTGGAACCCGTCGTCGCCCGGCGTCGAGGGCAACGTGCTGGTGCCTGGCAAGGTGCTCGCCGACACGGCCAAGTCGATGACCTCGGGCGAGAACGTGACGATCTCGCTCTCGACGACGCAGGCCGAGGGCGAAGGCCTTGCCGGCTTCATCGGCGAGGGCGCGAAGGGCTCCCGCGAGGCAACGACCCGCCTCCTGTCCCAGGCCTTCCCGAAGGTCCGCCACCTGATGGACGTGCAGGCTTCCGTCTCCGTACGCGTCAGCACCGCCGACCTGCTCGCCGCGGTCAAGCGCGTCGCGCTGGTTGCCGAGCGCAACACGCCGCTGCGCATGCGCATCAACGAGGACCACATCACGCTCGAGGCTGCCACCGGCGACCAGGCACAGGCCTCCGAGGCCCTTGAGGCAGAAGTCGAGATCGTCGGAGACGAGCAGAGCATCACGGACGCGGGCTTCAACCCGCACTACCTGCTCGATGCGCTCACCGCACTCGACGCGCCGTTCGCGCACTTCTCCTTCACCCTGCCCGGCAAGCCCTGCCTGATCATGGGCCTGGCGAGCATCGACGGCGACCCGCTGCTCGACTACCGCCACGTGATCATGCTGATGCGCCTGCCGAACTGA
- a CDS encoding ABC transporter permease, whose translation MLRTSLKSLWARKVRLLLSGLSIVLGVAFVAGSLLFTGLLRDSADALLTGTVGDVNVLAEGSSIASGGEQSALIDELTVGDIAHLDGVERATGLVTSYTVYPLDSDGNLISFTGAPGIASNWHDTPAAGGQTGPSIVDGRAPESDDEVVLDPSSLERGGYSLGDEVSIATPFDGIRSYTLVGTGTYGDGATAGASYLFFTLAEARAIVLDGQAGYTGVWIETGSGADADQVADDVSPLVGAGFEVQTGSQLADETQDQLDVGLGFVNIFLLVFAGISLLVATLLILNTFQILVAQRARELALLRAVGATRRQVRNSVLAEALVVGLAAATLGLAVGYGLAWGILAVMRGLGIDLGPTVPQLTWQSVVASYAVGVAVTVVAALVPAFRASAMRPVEAMAASSQSGPERLGGPQYVGIALIELGAAAIVCATLLPVPQPLVWLGLGVAGLLVGVVMSAAAVGRPVVWLLGGLFRATFGEVGRLAQLNAVRQPRRTAATAATLMIGVALVSAVAILAASTTTSLERRLTEDQRGDFIIAPVAYEPFDARVLDTVKGLDGVEKAYGYRRGAVRVGGDVDQVTLGGASREAIVDGTSLDVVAGSLDDEGGVAPALVDSDYATDHGLTIGQVIDLAGAKGSAQVLITGFHDGGTRPALGEIIVAPDTFAALEGDSLVTHIVVFADADAGADRSAVEDELQSAVADLPTVAVSDVAEYTQARIDQFAQLFAVVYALLALAVIISVIGIVNTLGLSVMERTRELGLLRAVGLTRRQLRRMVTLESVIVATLGAVLGVVLGLVFGVSLVTLLADRGIDILSIPWLELVVFVVAAALVGVLAALGPARRAARMNVLESIAVD comes from the coding sequence ATGCTGCGCACCTCACTCAAGTCCCTGTGGGCACGCAAGGTACGACTGCTGCTCAGTGGGCTGTCCATCGTGCTGGGCGTGGCCTTCGTCGCAGGGTCGCTCCTGTTCACCGGGCTGCTGCGCGACAGTGCCGACGCGCTGCTGACCGGCACCGTGGGTGACGTCAACGTCCTCGCAGAGGGATCGTCCATCGCATCCGGCGGCGAACAGTCTGCGCTGATCGACGAGCTCACCGTCGGCGACATCGCGCATCTGGACGGCGTGGAGCGCGCCACGGGGCTGGTCACGTCCTACACGGTCTACCCCCTGGACTCCGATGGGAACCTGATCTCGTTCACGGGCGCTCCCGGCATCGCGTCCAACTGGCACGACACGCCGGCCGCGGGTGGGCAGACGGGGCCGTCCATCGTCGACGGGAGGGCGCCCGAGTCAGATGACGAGGTGGTCCTCGACCCTTCCAGCCTCGAGCGGGGCGGGTACTCCCTGGGCGATGAGGTCTCGATCGCCACGCCTTTCGACGGGATCCGGAGCTACACGCTGGTCGGCACCGGCACGTACGGCGACGGGGCGACGGCCGGGGCCAGCTACCTGTTCTTCACGCTCGCCGAGGCGCGGGCCATCGTTCTTGACGGTCAGGCCGGCTACACGGGGGTCTGGATCGAGACGGGCTCGGGCGCCGACGCCGATCAGGTCGCCGACGACGTCTCCCCGCTTGTCGGAGCCGGTTTCGAGGTGCAGACCGGGTCCCAGCTGGCCGACGAGACGCAGGACCAGCTCGACGTGGGGCTCGGGTTCGTCAACATCTTCCTGCTCGTCTTCGCCGGCATCTCTCTGCTGGTCGCGACCCTGCTGATCCTCAACACGTTCCAGATCCTCGTCGCCCAGCGCGCCCGCGAGCTGGCCCTGCTGCGCGCGGTCGGAGCCACCCGCCGTCAGGTCCGCAACTCCGTCCTTGCTGAAGCGCTGGTCGTCGGGCTCGCCGCCGCGACGCTCGGCCTGGCCGTCGGCTACGGGCTGGCGTGGGGGATCCTGGCAGTGATGCGCGGCCTCGGCATCGACCTCGGCCCGACGGTGCCGCAGCTGACCTGGCAGTCCGTAGTGGCCTCGTACGCGGTGGGTGTCGCGGTGACTGTCGTCGCAGCCCTCGTGCCCGCGTTCCGCGCGTCCGCCATGCGGCCGGTGGAGGCCATGGCCGCCTCCTCGCAGTCGGGACCGGAGAGGCTGGGCGGCCCGCAGTACGTGGGCATCGCCCTGATCGAACTCGGCGCGGCGGCCATCGTCTGCGCCACCCTCCTGCCGGTCCCGCAGCCACTCGTGTGGCTGGGGCTCGGCGTCGCAGGGCTGCTGGTGGGCGTAGTGATGTCGGCGGCCGCCGTCGGCCGCCCCGTCGTGTGGCTGCTCGGAGGGCTGTTCCGGGCGACCTTCGGAGAGGTTGGCCGGCTCGCCCAGCTCAACGCCGTGCGGCAGCCGCGCCGGACGGCGGCGACCGCGGCGACGCTCATGATCGGCGTCGCGCTGGTCAGCGCCGTCGCGATCCTCGCCGCCAGCACCACAACCTCGCTCGAGCGGCGTCTGACCGAGGACCAGCGAGGCGACTTCATCATCGCTCCTGTCGCCTACGAGCCTTTCGACGCGCGGGTGCTCGACACGGTCAAGGGCCTGGACGGCGTCGAGAAGGCCTATGGCTACCGGCGGGGTGCGGTGCGGGTCGGCGGCGACGTCGACCAGGTCACCCTCGGCGGGGCGAGCCGCGAGGCCATCGTCGACGGCACCAGCCTCGACGTGGTGGCCGGGTCCCTCGACGACGAGGGAGGCGTCGCGCCCGCGCTGGTGGACTCCGACTACGCGACCGACCATGGACTCACCATCGGCCAGGTCATCGACCTGGCCGGCGCGAAGGGCTCGGCCCAGGTCCTGATCACCGGCTTCCACGACGGCGGAACACGCCCCGCGTTGGGCGAGATCATCGTCGCGCCCGACACGTTCGCCGCACTCGAAGGCGACTCGCTGGTCACCCACATCGTCGTCTTCGCCGACGCCGACGCCGGCGCCGATCGCTCGGCCGTGGAGGACGAGTTGCAGTCGGCGGTCGCGGACCTGCCGACCGTCGCCGTGTCGGATGTCGCCGAGTACACGCAGGCCAGGATCGACCAGTTCGCTCAGCTGTTCGCCGTCGTCTACGCCCTGCTCGCGCTGGCCGTCATCATCTCCGTGATCGGCATCGTCAACACGCTGGGCCTGTCCGTGATGGAGCGCACCCGCGAGCTCGGCCTGCTGCGCGCTGTCGGGCTCACCCGGAGGCAGCTCAGGCGCATGGTGACGCTGGAGTCCGTCATCGTCGCGACCCTTGGCGCGGTGCTTGGCGTCGTGCTCGGGCTGGTGTTCGGTGTCTCGCTGGTGACGCTGCTGGCCGACCGTGGCATCGACATCCTGAGCATCCCCTGGCTCGAGCTCGTGGTCTTCGTCGTCGCGGCGGCCCTCGTCGGCGTCCTCGCAGCCCTCGGCCCGGCCCGCAGGGCGGCGCGGATGAACGTCCTTGAGTCGATAGCCGTCGACTGA
- a CDS encoding ABC transporter ATP-binding protein yields the protein MNLAARAAGLTRTYGSGSATVTALDHVDFDIVAGEFAAIMGPSGSGKSTLMHLMAALDTPTEGEVWIGETAVSSLADTPLTVLRRERIGFVFQAFNLVPTLTARENVVLPLSIAGRRVDEEWFDRLVDVLGIRDRLSHKPSELSGGQQQRVACARALINRPDIVFADEPTGNLDSTSAAEVLGFLRRSVDEFGQTVVMVTHDAHAASYADRVVFLSDGRIIDEVRGASQDDLLGAMSRIYPRLGAAVGSDPSTGSGRFDKLNEPRGSLSLRFDKLNEPRGSLSLSKGAERSEVSEEAGSLPSTGSGRFDKLNEPRGSLSLSKGAERSEVSDGIPSTGSGHLDKLGEPGRKVTAPGSARAASVYRDGGGAPAHRGPEETEEESTLERSIARRALLD from the coding sequence ATGAACCTCGCAGCACGAGCAGCCGGCCTCACCCGGACCTATGGCTCGGGCTCGGCGACCGTCACCGCGCTCGACCATGTCGACTTCGACATCGTCGCGGGGGAATTCGCCGCGATCATGGGCCCGTCCGGGTCAGGCAAGTCCACCCTGATGCACCTGATGGCCGCCCTCGACACGCCGACCGAGGGGGAGGTCTGGATCGGGGAAACTGCCGTCTCGTCGCTGGCTGACACCCCGCTGACCGTGCTGCGCCGCGAACGCATCGGTTTCGTCTTCCAGGCCTTCAACCTAGTTCCGACGCTGACCGCGCGCGAGAACGTCGTGTTGCCGCTGTCGATCGCCGGTCGGAGGGTCGATGAGGAGTGGTTCGACCGCCTCGTCGACGTCCTGGGCATCCGGGACCGGCTCTCGCACAAGCCCTCGGAGCTCTCCGGTGGCCAGCAGCAGCGTGTCGCCTGCGCCAGGGCGCTGATCAACCGACCGGACATCGTCTTTGCTGACGAGCCCACCGGCAATCTCGACTCCACCTCAGCCGCTGAGGTCCTCGGTTTCCTGCGACGCAGCGTCGACGAGTTCGGTCAGACCGTGGTGATGGTCACGCACGACGCGCACGCTGCCAGCTACGCCGACCGCGTCGTGTTCCTCTCCGACGGCCGCATCATCGACGAGGTCCGCGGCGCCTCACAGGACGACCTTCTCGGCGCCATGTCGCGGATCTACCCGCGCCTGGGGGCTGCGGTCGGGTCTGACCCTTCGACAGGCTCAGGGCGTTTCGACAAGCTCAACGAACCACGTGGTTCCCTGAGCTTGCGTTTCGACAAGCTGAACGAACCACGTGGTTCCCTGAGCTTGTCGAAGGGCGCCGAGCGGAGCGAGGTGTCGGAAGAGGCCGGGTCTCTCCCTTCGACGGGCTCAGGGCGTTTCGACAAGCTGAACGAACCACGTGGTTCCCTGAGCTTGTCGAAGGGCGCCGAGCGGAGCGAGGTGTCTGACGGGATCCCTTCGACAGGCTCAGGGCACCTCGACAAGCTCGGCGAACCGGGCAGGAAGGTCACCGCGCCCGGGTCGGCGAGGGCTGCGTCGGTCTACCGCGACGGTGGCGGCGCGCCTGCGCACCGCGGCCCGGAGGAGACCGAGGAAGAGTCGACGCTCGAGCGATCCATCGCCCGGCGCGCGCTTCTGGACTGA